In Zunongwangia sp. HGR-M22, the sequence CGTAGATTAAAAGACTAAGAAGAAGATTAAAAACGATTGTTTGTGGAACCAAAGTTTTAACCGCATGCAATCGATTAGCGCCTAAATGTTGAGAAACCTTTGCTGAAATAGCGGTTTTTGTTTGTGCCAATATCCAGATTACTGCAGATAAAAATGAACCTACGATCCCCGCGGCAGCCAAAGCTTCAACCGAGTTGTCTTTTACATTTCCAATTACAGCAATATCCGTAAGAGAAATTAGGGGTTCAGCAATTCCTGCAATAATCGCAGGGATGGCTATCCTATTAATGTTTTTAAAACTTACTGCTGAGGTATCTAATTGGGCCATATTGGCAAAGATAGACGGGTTTTTTTAAAGAACTAGTTCGTAGCAATGAAATGGATGTTCACTTTGCATCGGGAAGAAAATATCGCCTAAACGGTGATAACCTCGAGATTCGTAGAATCGCTGGTTTCTTTTATTCTGGCTAAAAGTGTCCAAACGCACTGAATCGTAATTGTGATCTCTTGCAAATTCTTCAGCAAAATCCATTAGAATTTTACCGTTACCTAGTCCCCAAAAAGAAGGATCGGTGGCAAGACGATGAATGTAAAGGTTATTTTTATTCTTGGTAAGCCAATTAATTGGGATGTACTCATCATCCATATTAGGTGTTAAAACAATGATACCCATAAGTTCATTTTCCTCATTTAAAAGTTTAAATAATTCTTCTTTCTGAATATCGCTTGCAAGTTTTTCTTTTGTAGGATAGTTCTCGTTCCATTGGTTAATTCCTTTTGCAATCATTGCCTGGGCGCAACGCTCTGTAAGTTGTTTGATTTCAGCTAAATCTTTAGGTAGGGCAGTTTGTATCATTAATCTTAAAAAACTTTTTTATATGGATAAAATTTATAAATTTGCTGGCATCCAACCGGGGGATTAGCTCAGCTGGCTAGAGCGTTTGGCTGGCAGCCAAAAGGTCATCGGTTCGACTCCGATATTCTCCACAAAACCTCGCAACTGCGGGGTTTTTTATTTTATGGTCTTTTTCATTCTTTCTACTAATCCAGAAATATATGTTTTTACAGAAGCGAGCATGTTTTTGTGATTTTGTAATCCACGTTCATAAATGCTTTTAATTTTCTTTTCATCATCTAGAATGGCTTGATTTTTAGCTTTAGCATCTCCACTTAGTCGATTTACTGTTTCCTGCATTTCTTTTTTGAAAGATTCAAAATCTGGAAAATCAATTTTAACT encodes:
- a CDS encoding GNAT family N-acetyltransferase, whose amino-acid sequence is MIQTALPKDLAEIKQLTERCAQAMIAKGINQWNENYPTKEKLASDIQKEELFKLLNEENELMGIIVLTPNMDDEYIPINWLTKNKNNLYIHRLATDPSFWGLGNGKILMDFAEEFARDHNYDSVRLDTFSQNKRNQRFYESRGYHRLGDIFFPMQSEHPFHCYELVL